The Dioscorea cayenensis subsp. rotundata cultivar TDr96_F1 chromosome 19, TDr96_F1_v2_PseudoChromosome.rev07_lg8_w22 25.fasta, whole genome shotgun sequence genome includes a window with the following:
- the LOC120249457 gene encoding WAT1-related protein At5g07050-like isoform X1 yields the protein MASHFIQVCKPYIAMISLQFGYAGMNIITKVSLNHGMSHYVLVVYRHAFATLSIAPFALILERKLRPKLTFPIFMRIFVLGLLGPVIDQNLYYAGLKFTSPTFSCAMSNILPAMTFVIAVLCSINYYFRMEKVDIKKVRCQAKVAGTLITVAGAMLMTLYKGPVVEMLQSKYAHFHPHPHPHPHPHPSKVHASQESSDKDWFKGSIFLIIATLAWASLFVLQAATLKKYSAQLSLTSLICFVGTIQAIAVTLVMEHNKPSAWKVGWDINLLAAAYAGIVTSSIAYYVQGLVMEKKGPVFASAFSPLMMIIVAIMGSFILAEKIYLGGVLGGVLIVVGLYSVLWGKYKEGGAMNIQVTELEVKEGSTVENGKRMDVVAIIDEQDPERRSHPNACMAPSTNDSTND from the exons ATGGCAAGCCATTTCATCCAAGTTTGCAAACCATATATAGCCATGATCTCTCTTCAGTTTGGTTATGCTGGCATGAATATCATCACTAAAGTCTCTCTCAATCATGGCATGAGCCATTACGTCCTTGTTGTTTATCGCCATGCCTTTGCTACCCTCTCCATTGCTCCCTTTGCTCTTATCCTTGAgag GAAACTGAGGCCAAAGCTAACATTTCCAATTTTCATGAGGATCTTTGTGTTAGGTCTCCTTGG GCCTGTGATAGACCAGAACTTGTACTATGCTGGATTGAAGTTCACCTCACCAACTTTCTCTTGTGCCATGAGCAACATCCTGCCTGCGATGACCTTTGTCATTGCAGTGCTTTGcag tattaattattattttaggatGGAGAAGGTGGATATAAAGAAGGTGAGGTGCCAAGCAAAAGTGGCAGGCACTTTAATAACAGTGGCCGGAGCCATGCTAATGACACTATACAAAGGACCTGTTGTAGAGATGCTACAGAGCAAGTATGCTCAttttcatcctcatcctcatcctcatcctcatcctcatccttcTAAAGTTCATGCATCCCAGGAATCAAGTGACAAGGATTGGTTCAAGGGTtctatttttctcattattGCTACTTTAGCTTGGGCTTCTCTCTTTGTCCTCCAG GCTGCCACTCTTAAGAAATATTCAGCTCAGTTATCTCTGACATCACTGATATGCTTTGTGGGCACTATCCAAGCCATTGCTGTCACTCTTGTGATGGAACATAATAAACCATCAGCTTGGAAGGTTGGCTGGGATATCAACCTCCTTGCTGCTGCTTATGCT GGGATTGTGACATCCAGCATTGCTTACTATGTTCAAGGACTGGTAATGGAGAAGAAAGGGCCTGTGTTTGCCTCAGCATTCAGTCCATTGATGATGATCATAGTGGCCATCATGGGCTCTTTCATCCTTGCTGAGAAAATCTATTTGGGAGG TGTTCTTGGGGGAGTCCTAATAGTGGTAGGCCTCTACTCAGTCCTGTGGGGAAAATACAAGGAAGGGGGAGCCATGAACATTCAAGTGACCGAATTGGAAGTGAAAGAGGGAAGTACTGTTGAAAATGGGAAGAGGATGGATGTGGTAGCCATTATTGATGAACAAGACCCTGAGAGAAGGTCACACCCAAATGCTTGCATGGCCCCATCCACCAATGACTCCACCAATGACTAG
- the LOC120249457 gene encoding WAT1-related protein At5g07050-like isoform X2, translating into MASHFIQVCKPYIAMISLQFGYAGMNIITKVSLNHGMSHYVLVVYRHAFATLSIAPFALILERKLRPKLTFPIFMRIFVLGLLGPVIDQNLYYAGLKFTSPTFSCAMSNILPAMTFVIAVLCRMEKVDIKKVRCQAKVAGTLITVAGAMLMTLYKGPVVEMLQSKYAHFHPHPHPHPHPHPSKVHASQESSDKDWFKGSIFLIIATLAWASLFVLQAATLKKYSAQLSLTSLICFVGTIQAIAVTLVMEHNKPSAWKVGWDINLLAAAYAGIVTSSIAYYVQGLVMEKKGPVFASAFSPLMMIIVAIMGSFILAEKIYLGGVLGGVLIVVGLYSVLWGKYKEGGAMNIQVTELEVKEGSTVENGKRMDVVAIIDEQDPERRSHPNACMAPSTNDSTND; encoded by the exons ATGGCAAGCCATTTCATCCAAGTTTGCAAACCATATATAGCCATGATCTCTCTTCAGTTTGGTTATGCTGGCATGAATATCATCACTAAAGTCTCTCTCAATCATGGCATGAGCCATTACGTCCTTGTTGTTTATCGCCATGCCTTTGCTACCCTCTCCATTGCTCCCTTTGCTCTTATCCTTGAgag GAAACTGAGGCCAAAGCTAACATTTCCAATTTTCATGAGGATCTTTGTGTTAGGTCTCCTTGG GCCTGTGATAGACCAGAACTTGTACTATGCTGGATTGAAGTTCACCTCACCAACTTTCTCTTGTGCCATGAGCAACATCCTGCCTGCGATGACCTTTGTCATTGCAGTGCTTTGcag gatGGAGAAGGTGGATATAAAGAAGGTGAGGTGCCAAGCAAAAGTGGCAGGCACTTTAATAACAGTGGCCGGAGCCATGCTAATGACACTATACAAAGGACCTGTTGTAGAGATGCTACAGAGCAAGTATGCTCAttttcatcctcatcctcatcctcatcctcatcctcatccttcTAAAGTTCATGCATCCCAGGAATCAAGTGACAAGGATTGGTTCAAGGGTtctatttttctcattattGCTACTTTAGCTTGGGCTTCTCTCTTTGTCCTCCAG GCTGCCACTCTTAAGAAATATTCAGCTCAGTTATCTCTGACATCACTGATATGCTTTGTGGGCACTATCCAAGCCATTGCTGTCACTCTTGTGATGGAACATAATAAACCATCAGCTTGGAAGGTTGGCTGGGATATCAACCTCCTTGCTGCTGCTTATGCT GGGATTGTGACATCCAGCATTGCTTACTATGTTCAAGGACTGGTAATGGAGAAGAAAGGGCCTGTGTTTGCCTCAGCATTCAGTCCATTGATGATGATCATAGTGGCCATCATGGGCTCTTTCATCCTTGCTGAGAAAATCTATTTGGGAGG TGTTCTTGGGGGAGTCCTAATAGTGGTAGGCCTCTACTCAGTCCTGTGGGGAAAATACAAGGAAGGGGGAGCCATGAACATTCAAGTGACCGAATTGGAAGTGAAAGAGGGAAGTACTGTTGAAAATGGGAAGAGGATGGATGTGGTAGCCATTATTGATGAACAAGACCCTGAGAGAAGGTCACACCCAAATGCTTGCATGGCCCCATCCACCAATGACTCCACCAATGACTAG